TTCGCAGGCCTACGCCTGCCGCGCGATCTCGCTCTCCCAGGGCGCGTCCGGATCGGCGACGACGGAAGCCGGCACGTCCATCCGGAAGAGCTCGGCGGCGTTCTTCCAGGTGATCCGCTCGAGATCCGCGTCCGGGATCCCCTCGAACTGACGCGCGAAGTGGTCCTGCGTCGTCGGCCAGTTCGAATCGGCGTGGGGATAGTCGCTCTCGATGAGCAGGTTCTCGACGCCGATCCGGTCGCGGGTCTGGAAGCCGGTCGGGTCGTCGATCGCGCAGAACCAGAAGTTGCGCCGAAGCACCTCCGACGGCTTGAGCTCGTCCTGCCAGGTGCCGTACATGGCCGAGTACTTGAGCACGTGGTCGAGGCGATCGAGGAGTCCCCCGACCCAGCCGATCCCCCCTTCCGAGAGGCAGATCTTGATGTTCGGGAAGCGGACGGGAATCTGGGAGTAGAGCCAGTCCGTCGCCGAGAACATCGCGTACCCGAAGAAGAGGACGCCGACGACGTCCGGCGGCGCGTCGTCGGAGGTGCTCGGCGCCGTGCTCGAAGAGCCGATGTGGAGACAGACGACGGTTTCGGTCTCCTCGCAGGCCGCCATGAGCGGGTCCCAGTGACCCGAGTGGAGCGTCGGAAGTCCGAGCTTGTCCGGCGCCTCGGAGAAGGTCACCGCGCGGAATCCCCGCTCCGCGTTCCGGCGAACCTCTTCCGCGGCGACCTCGGGATCGAGCAGATAGGGAATCTGCATCGGGAT
The genomic region above belongs to bacterium and contains:
- a CDS encoding amidohydrolase, whose amino-acid sequence is MADLEDLQRQTDFTVAGRGGERRVTFLPEPPRQKRRWPIISVDDHIVEPPHTFEGRFPKALADQAPKVIESDDGGEVWTYAGEVLPNVGFNAVVGRPVTEYSFEPARFDQMRRGAWDIHARIRDMDTAGVWASMNFPSFLPGFAGQRLQLLPKDPKLALAAVRAWNDWCHEEWAGSYPGRIIPMQIPYLLDPEVAAEEVRRNAERGFRAVTFSEAPDKLGLPTLHSGHWDPLMAACEETETVVCLHIGSSSTAPSTSDDAPPDVVGVLFFGYAMFSATDWLYSQIPVRFPNIKICLSEGGIGWVGGLLDRLDHVLKYSAMYGTWQDELKPSEVLRRNFWFCAIDDPTGFQTRDRIGVENLLIESDYPHADSNWPTTQDHFARQFEGIPDADLERITWKNAAELFRMDVPASVVADPDAPWESEIARQA